aaaattcagggaaattcagggaaaaattgggggatttttggggataaaaattgaaagattttgtggaaatttggggagaTTGTGGGGAAATCcagggggaaatttggggattttgggggattcttGGGGaaatttgtgggaattttggggactCTGGtgagatttggggggaaattcaaggattttagggaaatttggggattttgggcgGATTTTTGGGTGGATCTGTGGGTGAATTAATGAGGATTGGGGGGGATATTGTGGTcaatttttgggtgattttggggtcattATTTGAAAATTCGAGGTGGTTTTGGGactgattttggggctgatttttggggtcaataattggaattttggggtcaataattggaattttggggtcagcAATTGGAATTTTTGGGTCAATAACTGGAATTTtgaggctgattttggggtcagtaatttgtatttttgggtcagtaatttgcatttttgggtCAATAACTGGAATTTTTGGGTCAATAACTGGAATTTTGGGGCCGATTTTTGGGGTCAATAATTGGAATTTTAGGGCTGATTTTGGGTcagtaatttgtatttttgggtCAATAATCGGTATTTTTGGGTcagtaatttgtatttttgggtcactaatttgtatttttgggtCAGTAATTTAATCGGTATTTTTGGGTCAATAATCAGTATTTCTGGGTcagtaatttgtatttttgggtCAATAACTGGAATTTTGAGGCTGATTTTGGGTcagtaatttgtatttttgggtcagtaatttgtatttttgggtcagtaatttgtatttttgggtCAATAATCGGTATTTTTGGGTcagtaatttgtatttttgggtcagtaatttgtatttttgggtcagtaatttgtatttttgggtcaataatttgtatttctggGTCACTAATTTGTATTTCTGGGTCAATAATCGGTATTTTTGGGTcaataattgtattttttggGTCAATAATCGGTATTTCTGGGTcagtaatttgtatttttgggtcaataatttgtatttttgggtCAGTAATTTGTATTTCTGGGTCAATAATCGGTATTTTGGGTCAGTAATTTGTATTTCTGGGTCAATAATCGGTATTTTTGGGTcagtaatttgtatttttgggtCAGtaattggaatttttgggtCACTAATCGGTATTTCTGGGTCAGTAATTTGTATTTCTGGGTCAATAATCGCTATTTTGGGTCAGTAATCTGTATTattctgtccctgccaggctggagctgctggaccGGGCGTGCCGGGAGCGGGGCCTGGATCCGGGCCTGGATCCGGGCGCGGATTTTGGGGCGGATTTGGGCGATTTGGGGGCTCCCCTGCGCTGCTACCGCCGCTCGCTGAGCGCccccccccggagccccccgggacccccggccaAGAGAGCGCGGGGGGGCCTGGGTGAGGCcggattggggaaaaaaccgggaatttgggaaaaatccgggatttaggggggaaaaacaacgggaattggggaaaaacaaCGGGAATTGTGGGGGAAAAACAACGGGACCCCCGCCAAGAGAGCGCGGGGGAGCCTGGGTGAGGCCGGAACGGGGGAAAAaccgggaatttgggaaaaatccgggatttatgggggaaaaacaaCGGGACCCCCGGCCAAGAGAGCGCGGGGGGGCCTGGGTGAGGCCGGATGGGGAAAAAaccgggaatttgggaaaaaacgggaatttATGGGGGAAAACAACGGGACCCCCGGCCAAGAGAGCGCGGGGGGGCCTGGGTGAGGCCTGGATTGGGGAAAAAcaatgggaaattgggaaaaaaacgggatttatgggggaaaaacaacgggaattggggaaaaacaaCGGGAATTGTGGGGGAAAAACAACGGGACCCCCGGCCAAGAGAGCGCGGGGCGGCCTGGGTGAGGCCGGGATTGGGGAAAATaacgggaatttgggaaaaacaaCGGGGATTTATGGGGGAAAACAACGGGACCCCCGGCCAAGAGAGCGCGGGGCAGCCTGGGTGAGGCCTGGATTGGGAAAATaacgggaatttgggaaaaacaaCGGGAATTGGGAAAAACAACGGGACCCCCGGCCAAGAGAGCGCGGGGGGGCCTGGGTGAGGCcggattggggaaaaaaaccgggaatttgggaaaaaacgggaattGTGGGGGAAAAACAACGGGACCCCCGGCCAAGAGAGCGCGGGGGAGCCTGGGTGAGGCCTGGATTGGGGAAAAacaatgggaatttgggaaaaaacggggaattTATGGGGGGAAAACAACGGGACCCCCGGCCAAGAGAGCGCGGGGCAGCCTGGGTGAGGCCtggattggggaaaaaaaccgggaatttgggaaaaacaaCGGGAATTGTGGGGGAAAAACAACGGGACCCCCGGCCAAGAGAGCGCGGGGGGGCCTGGGTGAGGCcggaatgggggaaaaaacgggaatttgggaaaaaacgggaatttatgggggaaaaacaaCGGGACCCCCGGCCAAGAGAGCGCGGGGAGCCTGGGTGAGGCcggaatggggaaaaaaccgggaatttggggaaaaaacgggaattCTGAGGGAAAAACAACGGGACCCCCGGCCAAGAGAGCGCGGGGGAGCCTGGGTGAGGCCtggattggggaaaaaaacgggaatttgggaaaaaaacggGAATTGTGAGGGAAAAACAACGGGACCCCCGGCCAAGAGAGCGCGGGGGAGCCTGGGTGAGGCCtggattggggaaaaaaccgggaatttgggaaaaaaaacggGAATTGTGAGGGAAAAACAACGGGACCCCCGGCCAAGAGAGCGCGGGGGAGCCTGGGTGAGGCCGGAATGGGGGAAATaacgggaatttgggaaaaaaacggGAATTGTGAGGGAAAAACAACGGGACCCCCGGCCAAGAGAGCGCGGGGGGGCCTGGGTGAGGCCGGATTGGGGGAAATaacgggaatttgggaaaatcaATGGGAATTGGGGGGGAAAAACAACGGGACCCCCGGCCAAGAGAGCACGGGGGGCCTGGGTGAGGCcggaatgggggaaaaaaccgggaatttgggaaaatctgggatttatgggggaaaaacaaCGGGACCCCCGGCCAAGAGAGCGCGGGGCGGCCTGGGTGAGGCcggattggggaaaaaaaccgggaatttgggaaaaacaaCGGGatttgtgggggaaaaacaaCGGGACCCCCGGCCAAGAGAGCGCGGGGGGGCCTGGGTGAGGCCGGAATGGGGGGAAATaacgggaatttgggaaaaaaacggGAATTTATGGGGAAAAACAACGGGAGCCCCGGCCAATGAGAGCGGGGGGGCCTGGGTGAGGCCtggattggggaaaaaaactggaatttgggaaaatcaatgggatttatgggggaaaaaacggAATTTATGGGGAATCTGGGATTTATGGGTGAAAAACAGATTGTGGGAAACAACGGGAAtttatgggggaaaaacaaCAAGAATTGTGGGGGAAAAACAACAGGAATTTATGGGGGAAAACAACGGGGAtttatgggggaaaaacaaCGGGAATTGGGGAAATCCGGGATTTATGGGGGAAAACAACGGGAATTTATGGGGGAAAACAATGGGAATTTATGGGGGAAAACAACGGGAATTGGGGAAAATCCGGGATTTATGGGGGAAAACAACGGGAATTGGGGAAACCCGGAATTTATGGGGAAATGCAGAACTCGGGGCCGAAATCCCGAATTTTGGGcgaaaaaaatctgattttgggGGCAAATATCTAAAGTTCTGGGGGGCAAATTTTGGGAGGGAAATCCTGAATTTTAGAGagtaaaatctgaatttttggggtgaaaaaatctgaaattttttggggagaaaatctgaatattgtggggaaaaaatccagttttggTGGGGgcaaaaagctgaattttgggagaaaacaaaaaaattttggtgggaaaaaaataacaaaaaatttgGTAGGAAAAAAGTATCCAATTTCGGGtgtagaaaacagaattttgggttataaaaatgcaattttggtTAAAAACTCCGAATTTTCAGCCCCgtccggctccggctccggctccagctccagcctgtgGCCCTCCAGCCCCGCCCTCACCTCCACGGCGCGCAggaggccccgcccccagcccaggccacgCCCCTCGCTCCATTTGCGCAGGTgcggccccgcccccacccCCCAATGCAGAtgtggccccgcccccagcccaggccccgcccctttCCCCACACGCACAGGTccggccccgcccccaccccaaaatagccccaaaGTTTGGGGGagaatcccagaaaaatccccaaaaatcccaaattttgggttttgtccCCCCACAGCAGCGACTCCAGGAGGACCTGGGAGTCCCGgtgaggaaatttggggatttttggggggaatttggggatttttggggggattttggggaaatttggggattttgggagggtcCTGGCTGAATTTGGGAGGGggatttttgaagatttttggggggaaaattgggaagaaatttcgggtttggggggaattggggcgaagttttggggtttttgtggggccctgggtggaatttggggattttggggggaatttggggatgaaagttttggggaatttcagggaaatttggggattttgggtgggggttggaggaaatttgggggagatttggggattttgggggatcctgggtggggtttttttgggggagggtcTTGGGAtcaattttgggggggaatttgggaattttagggagTATTAATGGAAATATTAGGggaattttattattaatggaaattttagggtattaatggaaattttaggggaattttgggtgaatttgggggattttggggtttcttttatccccctgctcagcctgaccctgatggaggaggaggaggaggaggaggaggaggaggaggaggaagaggaggaggaggaagaggagaccCCAAACAGCCCCggggtgagaccccaaaaaaccccaaaaacccccaaaattcgggggcaaaaaacccaaaaagttcgggaaaaaactcccaaaaatttGGAGAAAACTCCCCAagatttgtgggaaaaaaatcccaaaatctgggggggaaaaccccccaaaaattgggaaaaaataactcaaaaatttgggaaaaaaatctcaaaaatttgagaaaaaaacctcaaaaatttggggaaaaaaccccaaaaatttgagaaaaaaaacctcagaaatttgggaaaaaaccccaaatgttgggaattttccccaaaatgttttgggttctccccagagccccctggagcagccccgggaCCTTTTTGGCTCCTCCAGCCTCGACTTCCAggtgagattttggggattttgggattttttgggaatttttggggggattttgggattcctcAAAACTTGACCCCAAACTTTGGCTCCTCCCCcattaaaaatgaacattttgggtgaattttgggattttttttggggttttcaccCCCAGATTCTGAGgatgaaaccccaaaatttcccttttgtttttttgcccatttttggggtttttttaccccaaatttgggTCCTTCCAttacagaaatcccaaaattctgatggtttggggctttttggggggaattttttgtgtttatttcaaatattttgggattatattataatataatataattataataatataatataataaaaactaaaattaatataatataatataatataatataatataatataatataatataatataatataatataatataatataatataatataatttcttctcttcccaGACTTTCTGAAGCCACAATTCCAGATTTCCCCTGgagttttttcccattttttggagttttcttctcaaaatttctgattttttttcccagttcaaATTCCAAACTGGAGctttttgggccattttttgggggaatttttgggatttctcccgaatattttggggttcccgcCCCTTTATCTCTGggaatgaaattttattttctgggaatGAAATTCTCAAATTCCCTCgagtttttcccattttttggggttttcaccccaaaatctgggccCTTTCCAGTTACAAATTGAGAATTTTTGAACgttttctttgggaatttttgggatttctccccGATTTTTGGGTTTCCCACCCTTTATTTCATTCCAGACTTTCTGAGggtgaaatcccaaaattccccctcaggtttttcccatttttcgccgttttcaccccaaattcccccaataaaaatctgcagcagctccttcctttctggGCTCGTTTCTTTGGGAATTTCGCTGGAATTTCTTGGGAATTTCGGGGtcttttcccagaattttggggttcccgcCCTCCCTTCTCTTTCTGCACTTCCTGACCTCGGAATTCTGAATTTTccaccccttttttccctctttttcccccaaTAAAAGCAGCGACACTTCTGTGGTTTCTGGaccctttttttgggaatttcactggaaaatttttgggaatttcttggGAATTTCGGGATCTTTCCCCCAAATATTTTGggtttctgttttttctcttcccgCACTATTTTAGGAGCAGAATCCTGAAttttccaccccttttttttgcccattttgtccccaaaatttcccaataaAATCAGCAACCGCTCCCTCATTTCTGGGCCATTTCtagggggaattttttgggaatttcttgggaattttgggatcttttccccaaatattttgggtttcctctcctcctcttcccacgTTATTTTGGGAGCAGAATCCCGAAttttccaccccttttttttacctttttcttcccgtttttcccccaaTAACAGCACCGACACCTCCCTCGTTTCTGGGCCGTTTTCTGGGGGGAATTTTGCAGGAAATTCTCTGGAATTtcttgggaattctgggatcttcccacattttatttttggaacAGAATCTTGAATTTTCCACCgcttttttttaacctttttttccccgtttttccccaaTAACAACACTGACACCTCCACCATTTCTGGgctgtttttttgggaatttcactggaatttcttgggaattctgggatctTCCCACACTGATTTTGGAACAGAATCCTGAAttttccaccccttttttttacctttttcttcccgttttttcccctaATAACAGCACCGACACCTCTGTTGTTTCTGGGCcattttttttggcatttcacTGGAATTTTGTGTTCTCATCCCAGAGTTCCGGCGTTCCCACCCTCCCTTCTCTTTCTGTGCTTTGGGGCCtcagaattctgaattttccaccccctttttccccgtttttcccattttctcccagtAAAAACACAACACCTCCCTCGTTTCTgggccattttttggggggaatttctCTGGAATTTCTCGGGAATTTCTTGGGAATTTCGGGATCTTCCCACACTGATTTTGTTGGAACAGAATCCTGAATTTTCAGTGccttttttgtccatttttccccattttcccccaataaCAACACCGACACCTCCCTCATTTCTGggctgttttttttggggattttcacaggaatttcactgaaatttccCCGGAATTTGTTCCGGAAGGTTCTGTCTCAGAGCCGGAACACGTGGCTGTCGCTTTGGGTCAGGTTCTGCAGTCGCTGTGGGTCAGGGCTGTTCCGGAAGGTTCCAGAAGGTTTTCTCAAAATCGCAGCACGTAGCTGTCGCTGTGGGTCAGGTTTGTTCCGGTAGGTTCTGGAAGGTTCCGTAACGTTctctcacagctgcagcacGTAGGAGTCACTGTGGGTCAGGTTTGTTCCGGAAGGTTCCAGAAGGTTCTTTCTCTCTCACACAGCCGCAGCACGTAGGAGTCACTGTGGGTCAGGTTTGTTTTGGAAGGTTCCAGAAGGTTCCAGAAGGTTCTCTCTCACAGCCTGAGCACGTAGCTGTCGCTGTGGGTCAGGTTCTGCAGTTGCTGTGGGTCAGGGTTGTTCTGGAAGGTTCCAGAAGGTTCTCTCTCTCACAATTGCAGCACGTAGGAGTCGCTGTGGGTGAGGTTTGTTCCGGAAGGTTCCGGAAGGTTCTGTCTCACAATCGCAGCACGTAGGAGTTGCTGTGTGTGAGGTTCTGCAGTCGCTGTGGGTGAGGTTTGTTCCAGAACATTCTCTCTCACAGCCTGAGCACGTAGCTGTCGCTGTGGGTGAGGTTTGTTCCGGAAGGTTCCGGAaggttctctctctctctctcacagcCGCAGCACATAGGAATCGCTGTGGGTGAGGTAGCGCACCCAGCGCTCCTGGAAGGTTCCGGAAGGTTCGCAATCGCAGCACGTAGGAATCACTGTGGGTGAGGTTTGTTCCGGAAGGTTCCAGAAGGTTCTCTCACAGCCGCAGCACGTAGGAGTCGCTGTGGGTGAGGTAGCGCACCCAGCGCttctggaaggttctggaaggttccGGAAGGTTCCGGAAGGTTCACAATCGCAGCACGTAGCTGTCGCTGTGTGTGAGGTAGCGCACCCagcgctgcccggccccgcccgaGAGCCGCAGGAAGCGCACGCGCAGCCCCGAGCACGAGTGGGCCGGGAGCTCGAAGGAGCCGTGGGCCGGGCCCAGCTCCAGGCGCCAGCACCGGCTCAGATTTGGAACTTCCAGCTGCAAGTTaacaaaaaaaatgggaatttttggggttttttgggaattttttggcgatttttcgcaatttttccaatttttcgggagttttttgtcatttattgtgaattttttgtggtattttgggggtgtttttagGATCTTTAAGGTACTTGGAGTTTGGGAaaattttttaggaatttttgggaatttttttgaagggttttttgggggtatttggggaggttttgctATCGTGGAGCACGAGTGGGCCGGGCCCAGCTCCAGGCGCCAGCACCGGCTCAGGGCCGGCACCTCCAGCTgcaatttaacaaaaaaatattgggaatttttaaaattcaggaaaaaaatggggaattttgggggttttttcatgattttttggCCTTTTGTTGGGactttttagtgattttttgtccatttttggggatttttttagtgattttttttgagatttattttgatttttcaagggatttttgggactTTTATCAagtttctgggattttttggggatatttaagggggttttttggaattttttcaggcgattttttggtgatttttcgGCCAttatttggtgattttttggaatttttgccaaatttttgtgatttatggtgattttttggggtattttgggggtatttttagGATATTTAGGGTATTTggaatttgagggatttttttgggaagtttttgagggatttttgggaattttcggGGAATATTCGGGGTATTTGTTGAAGAGAGCCGAGAGCTGGGAGcccccctggattttggggttgtgaATTTTTTCggaatttgttttttctgcttttcaggggAATTtcttggggaggattttgg
The window above is part of the Zonotrichia leucophrys gambelii isolate GWCS_2022_RI unplaced genomic scaffold, RI_Zleu_2.0 Scaffold_602_30190, whole genome shotgun sequence genome. Proteins encoded here:
- the LOC135441862 gene encoding uncharacterized protein LOC135441862, with product LELLDRACRERGLDPGLDPGADFGADLGDLGAPLRCYRRSLSAPPRSPPGPPAKRARGGLAPSGSGSGSSSSLWPSSPALTSTARRRPRPQPRPRPSLHLRSSDSRRTWESRLTLMEEEEEEEEEEEEEEEEEEEETPNSPGSPLEQPRDLFGSSSLDFQTF